One segment of Cyprinus carpio isolate SPL01 chromosome B20, ASM1834038v1, whole genome shotgun sequence DNA contains the following:
- the LOC109113617 gene encoding inactive hydroxysteroid dehydrogenase-like protein 1 encodes MAAVDSFQLLYREIARSCSCYVETLALVGACYTASKAVIFMRDCYSLIRLHFIPRLVSHRDLSQQYGQWALICGASEAIAKAYAEELARHGICVILISSDISNLGDTAKAISDTYGVEAILIEADFSQGPSACKPIKDAISSKDIGFIVNSLDGSLDLSQGFKDLSESIVWDTINRNIVAATLVTRLVLPNMVDRGKGAVVNISDGLCLCPTSRKAALSASTAFLDNFSRSLHYEYGHRGVFVQSLLPFRVSSQGSEGYGPVGWLVPSPQVYASHALSTLGISHRTTGYWPHAIQFRLAQCMPEWVWMLRSRIFTRAT; translated from the exons ATGGCCGCTGTTGACAGCTTCCAGCTTTTGTATAGAGAAATTGCCAGATCGTGCAGTTGTTATGTGGAAACGCTGGCGCTCGTGGGTGCGTGTTACACAGCCAGCAAGGCTGTGATATTTATGAGGGACTGCTATAGTCTGATAAGGCTTCACTTTATTCCTCGTCTTGTCTCCCATAGAGATCTTAGTCAGCAGTATGGACAATGGGCTCTTATATGTG GTGCTTCAGAGGCCATAGCAAAAGCATATGCAGAGGAACTGGCCAGACATGGCATCTGTGTGATTCTGATCAGCAGTGACATCAGTAACTTAGGTGACACTGCCAAAGCCATTTCAGACACTTACGGGGTAGAGGCCATTTTAATAGAAGCAGATTTCAGCCAGGGCCCCTCAGCCTGCAAGCCCATTAAAGATGCCATAAGCAGTAAAGATATTGGATTCATTGTTAACAGTCTGGATGGGTCTCTGGACCTCTCTCAAGGCTTTAAGGACCTCTCTGAATCTATAGTGTGGGACACTATCAATAGAAATATAGTAGCTGCCACTCTTGTCACCCGTCTGGTACTGCCCAATATGGTGGACAGGGGAAAAGGAGCAGTGGTCAACATTTCTGATGGGCTCTGCTTGTGTCCGACTTCCAGAAAGGCTGCTCTTTCTGCATCTACG GCTTTTCTTGATAACTTCAGTCGCTCTCTGCACTATGAATATGGTCATCGAGGAGTCTTTGTGCAGAGTTTGCTGCCTTTTAGAGTCTCATCTCAAGGATCCGAGGGTTATGGTCCTGTTGGCTGGCTGGTGCCAAGCCCACAAGTGTATGCCAGCCATGCTCTTTCAACTCTAGGCATTTCTCACCGAACCACGGGATACTGGCCTCATGCCATACAG TTTCGACTGGCGCAGTGCATGCCAGAGTGGGTATGGATGCTGAGATCACGTATATTCACGAGGGCCACCTGA